From the genome of Nocardia sp. NBC_01503, one region includes:
- a CDS encoding electron transfer flavoprotein subunit beta/FixA family protein, translated as MPNIVVLIKQVPDTWSERKLTDGDYTLDREAADAILDEINERAVEEALLIKEAQGGEVTVLAMGPARATEAIRKALSMGADKAIHINDDAIHGSDAVQTAYVLAAALGQIEGIELVIAGNEATDGRSGAVPAIIAEYLGLPQLTHLRKLVVDGERITGERETDEGVFKLEATLPAIVSVTEKINEPRFPSFKGIMAAKKKEVQTFTLADLGVDPETVGVANAGTQVTGVTPKPARTAGEKIVDEGEGGQQIATYLVGQKII; from the coding sequence ATGCCCAACATCGTCGTACTGATCAAGCAGGTTCCTGACACCTGGTCCGAGCGCAAGCTGACCGATGGTGACTACACCCTCGACCGCGAGGCCGCCGACGCCATCCTCGACGAGATCAACGAGCGCGCTGTCGAAGAAGCGCTGCTGATCAAGGAGGCCCAGGGCGGCGAGGTCACCGTGCTGGCCATGGGCCCCGCCCGTGCCACCGAGGCCATCCGCAAGGCGCTTTCCATGGGCGCCGACAAGGCCATTCACATCAACGATGACGCGATCCACGGCTCCGACGCCGTGCAGACCGCCTACGTGCTGGCCGCGGCTCTCGGCCAGATCGAGGGCATCGAGCTCGTCATCGCCGGTAACGAGGCCACCGACGGCCGTTCGGGCGCCGTCCCGGCCATCATCGCCGAGTACCTGGGTCTGCCGCAGCTGACCCACCTGCGCAAGCTGGTTGTCGACGGCGAGCGCATCACCGGTGAGCGCGAGACCGACGAGGGCGTCTTCAAGCTCGAGGCCACCCTGCCGGCCATCGTCTCGGTCACCGAGAAGATCAACGAGCCGCGCTTCCCGTCCTTCAAGGGCATCATGGCCGCGAAGAAGAAGGAAGTTCAGACCTTCACGCTGGCCGATCTGGGCGTCGACCCGGAGACCGTCGGTGTTGCGAACGCCGGCACCCAGGTGACCGGTGTGACCCCGAAGCCGGCGCGCACGGCGGGCGAGAAGATCGTCGACGAGGGTGAGGGCGGCCAGCAGATCGCCACCTACCTGGTCGGTCAGAAGATCATCTAA
- a CDS encoding class I SAM-dependent methyltransferase — MSEAVIPTENHTDPLPLTGERTVPGIAEENYWFRRHEIAYVRLLEHCADKTVLEAGSGEGYGANMIAGVAAKVTGLDYDDSAVAHVRAKYPAVEMVQGNLADLPLADESVDVVVNFQVIEHLWDQSQFIRECLRVLKPGGKLLISTPNRITFSPGRDTPLNPFHTRELNAAELTELCVEAGFQVELMAGVFHGAALVALDEKWGGSIIDAQIARAIAGEPWPADLAADVAAVRTDDFELLADSAADIDASLDLVAIAVKP, encoded by the coding sequence ATGAGCGAGGCCGTGATACCCACCGAAAACCACACCGATCCCCTGCCTTTGACCGGTGAGCGGACGGTGCCCGGCATCGCCGAGGAGAACTACTGGTTCCGTCGGCACGAAATCGCCTACGTCCGCCTGCTGGAGCACTGCGCGGACAAGACCGTGCTCGAGGCCGGATCCGGAGAAGGCTACGGCGCCAACATGATCGCCGGGGTCGCCGCCAAGGTGACCGGGCTCGACTACGACGACAGCGCGGTCGCGCATGTGCGCGCCAAGTACCCGGCCGTGGAGATGGTGCAGGGCAATCTCGCCGATCTGCCGCTGGCGGACGAGTCGGTCGATGTCGTGGTGAATTTCCAAGTCATCGAACATCTTTGGGATCAGTCGCAGTTCATTCGGGAATGCCTGCGGGTGCTCAAGCCCGGTGGAAAACTGCTGATCAGCACGCCCAACCGGATCACCTTCTCACCGGGCCGGGACACCCCGCTCAACCCGTTCCACACCCGTGAACTCAATGCCGCCGAGCTGACCGAACTCTGCGTCGAGGCCGGTTTCCAGGTCGAACTGATGGCGGGCGTATTCCACGGTGCCGCACTCGTCGCCCTCGACGAGAAGTGGGGCGGGTCGATCATCGACGCGCAGATCGCCCGCGCCATCGCGGGCGAGCCGTGGCCCGCCGACCTCGCCGCCGATGTGGCCGCGGTGCGCACCGACGACTTCGAACTGCTCGCCGATTCGGCGGCCGATATCGATGCCAGCCTGGATCTGGTGGCCATCGCGGTGAAGCCGTGA
- a CDS encoding glycoside hydrolase family 57 protein, with translation MSDRTTPVPGQFTLVLHSHLPWLAHHGRWPVGEEWLYQSWAASYLPVAKVLRTLAAEGRSHLLSLGITPVLAAQLDDPHSLSAMHHWLGNWRLRADEASMAGNTALGGHEHRLANESLEDFETRWRHGASPVWRELIDAEAIELLGGPLAHPFQPLLDERLRAYQLREGLADARQRWGHTPTGIWAPECGFTPGMERGYDAAGVTHFMVDGPALRGDTTLGRPVWDSDVLAFGRDLHVSYRVWSPKSGYPGHAAYRDFHHYDHATGLKPSRVTGKTVSGPDKAPYDPALAAAAVAHDVADFVATVRERLISESARIGRPALVVAAFDTELFGHWWHEGPQWLEQVLRALPEAGVTVGTLADARANGYVGESVQLSDSSWGSGKDWRVWAGDQVQDLVDLNAEIVRLTLDTLDKMRVEIPSGDGESTFGGLRDRVADQLLREAILTVSSDWAFMVSKDSAAGYARDRAHEHAHAVREIAAAVAAGQLAKAQQLAAGWYAADGFFPALDARRLAPRDGGSDGPEGGSLRNHVGARGRRVDTEGPQ, from the coding sequence GTGAGCGACAGGACAACTCCGGTGCCGGGCCAGTTCACGCTGGTCCTGCATTCGCATCTGCCGTGGCTGGCCCATCACGGGCGCTGGCCGGTCGGCGAGGAGTGGCTGTACCAGTCCTGGGCGGCCTCCTACCTTCCCGTCGCCAAGGTGCTGAGAACCCTTGCCGCGGAGGGGCGTTCACATCTGCTGAGCCTGGGCATCACACCGGTGCTGGCGGCACAGTTGGACGATCCGCACAGCCTGTCCGCCATGCACCACTGGCTGGGCAATTGGCGACTGCGCGCCGACGAGGCGTCCATGGCCGGGAATACCGCACTGGGCGGTCACGAGCATCGGCTGGCGAACGAATCCCTCGAGGATTTCGAGACCCGCTGGCGGCACGGCGCATCGCCGGTGTGGCGTGAGCTCATCGATGCCGAAGCCATCGAATTGCTGGGCGGACCGCTGGCGCACCCCTTCCAGCCGCTGCTCGACGAGCGCTTGCGCGCGTATCAGCTGCGCGAGGGCCTGGCCGATGCCCGCCAGCGCTGGGGGCATACGCCTACCGGAATCTGGGCTCCCGAATGCGGATTCACGCCCGGAATGGAGCGCGGCTACGACGCCGCCGGTGTGACGCACTTCATGGTCGACGGCCCGGCGCTGCGCGGTGACACCACCCTGGGTCGCCCGGTGTGGGATTCGGATGTGCTGGCGTTCGGACGCGATCTGCATGTCAGCTATCGCGTCTGGTCCCCGAAATCGGGGTATCCGGGCCATGCCGCGTACCGTGATTTCCATCACTATGATCACGCGACCGGTCTCAAACCGTCCCGGGTGACGGGCAAGACCGTCTCCGGTCCGGACAAGGCCCCCTACGATCCCGCGCTCGCCGCGGCGGCGGTCGCGCACGATGTCGCCGATTTCGTGGCGACCGTGCGCGAGCGCCTCATCTCCGAATCCGCGCGCATCGGCCGTCCGGCCCTGGTCGTGGCCGCATTCGACACCGAACTCTTCGGGCACTGGTGGCATGAGGGCCCGCAGTGGCTGGAGCAGGTGCTGCGCGCACTGCCCGAGGCGGGCGTCACCGTCGGCACCCTCGCCGATGCCCGCGCCAATGGCTATGTCGGGGAATCGGTGCAGCTCAGCGACTCCTCCTGGGGTTCGGGCAAGGATTGGCGGGTGTGGGCCGGGGATCAGGTCCAGGATCTGGTCGATCTCAATGCCGAGATCGTGCGCCTGACGCTGGACACTCTGGACAAGATGCGCGTCGAAATCCCTTCGGGCGACGGCGAATCCACCTTCGGCGGGCTGCGCGACCGGGTCGCCGATCAGCTGCTGCGCGAGGCGATTCTGACCGTCTCCAGCGACTGGGCGTTCATGGTCTCCAAGGATTCCGCGGCGGGCTACGCACGTGACCGAGCCCATGAACACGCCCACGCCGTGCGCGAGATCGCGGCGGCGGTTGCCGCCGGACAACTCGCCAAAGCGCAGCAGTTGGCGGCAGGATGGTACGCGGCCGACGGATTCTTCCCGGCGCTCGATGCGCGCAGGCTCGCGCCCCGCGACGGCGGGAGCGACGGACCCGAAGGAGGCAGCTTGCGTAACCACGTAGGGGCCCGCGGACGCCGCGTTGATACAGAAGGACCCCAATGA
- a CDS encoding glycosyltransferase family 4 protein, with amino-acid sequence MKILMVSWEYPPVVVGGLGRHVHHLATELAAAGHEVVVLARRPMGSDATTHPTISFIEDGVLVVAVAEDPPVFDFGEDMLAWTLAMGHAMVRAGIALNKPGIGEGWTPDVVHAHDWLVAHPAITLAEHYDVPLVSTIHATEAGRHSGWVSGRVNKQVHSVEWWLAHDSDALITCSESMKDEVERLYNPERTPVTVIRNGIDVSSWTFRERAPLSGPPRLLYVGRLEYEKGVQDAIAALPRIRKAHPGATLTVAGIGTQIDWLRERARAHRVARAVNFVGRLDHTDLLGWLHSADAIVLPSRYEPFGIVALEAAAAGTPLVTSTAGGLGDLVTDGVTGASFEPADVNGIVEAVCTVLDDPAAAQDRAWAARERLTADFAWDVVAQETALVYQSAKRGVRNPLGRPVIVERPLPERDPNQPY; translated from the coding sequence ATGAAGATCTTGATGGTGTCGTGGGAGTACCCACCCGTCGTTGTCGGTGGGCTGGGCCGCCACGTCCATCACCTGGCCACCGAGCTGGCCGCCGCCGGGCACGAGGTCGTCGTGCTGGCGCGCCGCCCCATGGGCAGTGACGCCACCACGCACCCCACCATCTCCTTCATCGAGGACGGCGTGCTGGTGGTGGCCGTGGCCGAGGACCCGCCGGTCTTCGACTTCGGCGAGGACATGCTCGCCTGGACCCTGGCCATGGGACACGCCATGGTGCGCGCGGGTATCGCGCTGAACAAGCCGGGTATCGGCGAGGGCTGGACGCCCGATGTGGTGCACGCGCACGACTGGCTGGTCGCGCATCCGGCGATCACGCTGGCCGAGCATTACGACGTGCCGCTGGTCTCGACCATTCACGCGACCGAGGCCGGACGGCACAGCGGCTGGGTCTCCGGCCGGGTCAACAAGCAGGTGCATTCGGTCGAATGGTGGCTCGCGCACGACTCCGATGCGCTGATCACCTGTTCGGAGTCGATGAAGGACGAGGTCGAGCGGCTCTACAACCCGGAGCGCACGCCGGTCACGGTGATTCGCAATGGCATCGATGTGAGTTCGTGGACCTTCCGCGAGCGGGCACCGCTGTCGGGACCGCCGCGGCTGCTGTACGTCGGCCGGCTCGAATACGAGAAGGGTGTGCAGGACGCGATCGCCGCGCTGCCGCGCATCCGCAAGGCGCATCCCGGTGCGACGCTGACGGTCGCCGGAATCGGCACCCAGATCGATTGGCTGCGTGAGCGCGCTCGCGCGCATCGTGTCGCGCGGGCCGTGAATTTCGTTGGCCGCCTTGACCATACGGATCTGCTCGGCTGGCTGCACAGCGCCGACGCGATCGTGCTGCCCAGTCGCTACGAGCCCTTCGGCATCGTGGCCCTGGAAGCCGCCGCCGCGGGCACCCCGCTGGTCACCTCGACCGCCGGTGGTCTCGGCGATCTGGTGACCGACGGTGTCACCGGCGCGTCCTTCGAACCCGCCGACGTGAACGGCATTGTCGAGGCGGTCTGCACCGTGCTCGACGATCCGGCCGCCGCACAGGATCGCGCCTGGGCCGCCCGCGAACGCCTCACCGCCGACTTCGCCTGGGATGTGGTGGCGCAGGAGACCGCACTGGTCTACCAGTCCGCCAAGCGCGGCGTCCGCAACCCGCTGGGCCGCCCGGTCATCGTGGAACGCCCACTGCCGGAACGGGATCCGAACCAGCCGTACTGA
- a CDS encoding type II toxin-antitoxin system VapC family toxin, whose product MIEPVTALHPATLVDSCVLIDVLDADPTWESWSAAALADALDLGRLVINPLIYSEVSVGFTTKEELQSALPTDFIDREPLPWDAAFLAARAHLRYKRNGGDKRSPLPDFYIGAHAAITGYRLLTRDARRYRAYFPTLTLIAPE is encoded by the coding sequence GTGATTGAACCCGTGACCGCCCTGCACCCGGCAACATTGGTTGATTCCTGCGTGTTGATCGATGTCCTCGACGCCGATCCGACCTGGGAATCTTGGTCTGCCGCAGCTCTCGCCGATGCCCTTGATCTCGGCCGATTGGTCATCAATCCGCTGATCTACTCCGAGGTCTCGGTGGGTTTCACAACCAAGGAGGAACTGCAGAGTGCGCTCCCGACCGACTTCATCGATCGGGAGCCATTGCCGTGGGACGCAGCATTTCTCGCGGCACGTGCCCATCTGCGGTACAAGCGCAACGGTGGTGACAAGCGATCACCATTGCCGGACTTCTACATCGGCGCGCATGCCGCGATCACCGGCTATCGCTTACTGACCAGAGATGCGCGCAGGTATCGCGCCTACTTCCCGACCCTGACGTTGATTGCGCCCGAATGA
- a CDS encoding AbrB/MazE/SpoVT family DNA-binding domain-containing protein produces the protein MRVNANGQVTIPADLRAKYGLREGVEVDVIDDGGTLRITPRDGADSRGKQLVQHLRRSRFTNPAVREMTTDEIMALLRD, from the coding sequence ATGCGAGTGAATGCGAACGGTCAAGTGACGATTCCGGCTGACCTTCGGGCGAAGTACGGGCTACGTGAGGGCGTCGAGGTCGATGTCATCGACGACGGTGGAACACTACGGATCACTCCCCGTGACGGTGCGGACAGCCGAGGTAAGCAGCTCGTTCAACATCTGCGCCGCAGCCGGTTCACGAATCCGGCCGTGCGCGAGATGACTACCGACGAGATCATGGCATTGCTCCGTGATTGA
- a CDS encoding cupin domain-containing protein, whose protein sequence is MILSRTTIGDTDYILREITIAPGGSTGWHYHDGTLYAVIRQGQPFHYDASCEQDGSGGPSAFVEPAGIGNIHIERNLGTELQILEVLYVLPTGSLLSEDAPNPGCPFE, encoded by the coding sequence GTGATCCTGTCGCGCACCACAATTGGCGACACCGATTACATACTGCGTGAAATCACCATCGCCCCGGGCGGTTCCACGGGCTGGCATTACCACGACGGCACGCTGTATGCCGTGATCCGGCAGGGCCAGCCGTTCCACTACGACGCCAGCTGTGAACAGGACGGTTCGGGCGGGCCGAGCGCCTTTGTGGAGCCCGCCGGAATCGGGAATATCCATATCGAACGCAATCTGGGGACCGAACTGCAGATTCTGGAAGTGCTCTACGTATTGCCCACGGGCAGTCTGCTTTCCGAGGACGCGCCCAACCCCGGCTGTCCCTTCGAGTAG
- a CDS encoding DUF1697 domain-containing protein has protein sequence MTGYAAFLRGIMPTNPNMKNEKLRGVFENLGFMKVASLLSSGNIVFESPETDIPALESRIQQALRAELGIGGGTIIRSGAQLQELVDSDPFPGLTHCRETYLTVTFVKDVQAGPPGALDETTAKAVRVLGYDEPAAAVLSVIDNTDPSTTNFMAWIEKSYGKDITTRTFLTVQKTLKKLG, from the coding sequence ATGACCGGCTATGCCGCCTTCCTGCGCGGGATCATGCCCACGAACCCGAATATGAAGAACGAGAAACTCCGCGGAGTTTTCGAGAATCTCGGCTTCATGAAGGTGGCATCGCTGCTGTCCAGCGGGAATATCGTCTTCGAGAGCCCCGAAACCGATATTCCCGCACTGGAATCGCGCATCCAGCAGGCTTTGCGGGCCGAATTGGGTATCGGTGGCGGCACGATCATCCGCAGTGGAGCTCAACTTCAGGAGCTCGTCGACTCGGACCCCTTCCCCGGCCTGACCCATTGCCGCGAAACCTATTTGACGGTCACCTTCGTCAAGGACGTCCAGGCGGGTCCACCCGGAGCGCTCGATGAGACGACGGCGAAGGCGGTGCGCGTACTCGGCTACGACGAGCCCGCCGCGGCCGTGCTGTCGGTCATCGACAACACCGATCCCAGTACCACCAATTTCATGGCCTGGATCGAGAAGAGCTACGGCAAGGACATCACCACCCGTACCTTCCTCACCGTGCAGAAGACGCTGAAGAAGCTGGGCTGA
- a CDS encoding acyltransferase, producing the protein MTSMWGAPLSARWRGSRRQDPEQARFLTVASAKWVLANRAYTPWYLVRYYRLWKFKMANPHIVLRGMVFLGRNVEVHCTPDLARLEIGRWVHIGDGNAIRCHEGSLRIGDKVVFGKDNVVNTYLDIEIGESTLVADWCYICDFDHVTDDINMPIKDQGIVKSPVRIGPDTWIAAKVTVLRSTRVGRGCVLGAHAVVKGDVPDYGIAVGAPARVVKNRKDAWDAAAEARAAHMAALADIERKKNGVTAS; encoded by the coding sequence GTGACGAGCATGTGGGGCGCGCCATTGAGTGCGCGTTGGCGCGGATCCCGTCGCCAGGATCCGGAGCAGGCGCGTTTCCTGACGGTGGCCTCGGCCAAATGGGTGCTCGCGAATCGCGCGTACACGCCCTGGTACCTGGTGCGCTACTACCGGCTGTGGAAGTTCAAGATGGCCAACCCGCATATCGTGCTGCGCGGCATGGTCTTCCTGGGCCGCAATGTCGAGGTGCACTGCACCCCCGATCTGGCTCGCCTGGAGATCGGCCGCTGGGTGCATATCGGTGACGGCAATGCCATCCGCTGCCATGAGGGTTCGCTGCGCATCGGCGACAAGGTGGTGTTCGGCAAGGACAATGTCGTCAACACCTACCTCGATATCGAAATCGGCGAATCCACCCTGGTCGCGGATTGGTGCTACATCTGCGATTTCGACCATGTCACCGATGACATCAATATGCCCATCAAGGATCAGGGCATTGTGAAGTCCCCGGTTCGTATCGGTCCGGACACCTGGATCGCCGCGAAGGTCACCGTGCTGCGCAGCACCCGCGTGGGCCGCGGGTGCGTCCTCGGCGCGCACGCCGTGGTGAAGGGCGATGTCCCCGACTACGGCATCGCGGTCGGCGCTCCGGCCCGAGTGGTGAAGAACCGCAAGGACGCCTGGGATGCCGCCGCCGAGGCACGCGCCGCGCATATGGCAGCCCTCGCCGATATCGAACGCAAGAAGAACGGCGTCACCGCGTCATGA
- a CDS encoding multicopper oxidase family protein, with protein sequence MVSRRGFLTGFAVASVALTAGCASGRSGMPSVRAGGTRPLPIPPLAPSTVDADGVRRFTLEAKAGTTEIRAGQTTPSWGYNGSILGPTLRAARGEQVAFTIHNALPEPTTVHWHGMHVPASCDGGPHQTIAPGGVWQPAWTVDQPAATLWYHPHPHGSTEKHVYRGLSGFFLVDDAESDRLELPKEYGVDDIPLVIQDRRLTVDGALDESDPGDIGLLGNVIITNGIAGAHLDVRTRRVRLRILNGSSGRLYNLAFADNREFQLIATDGGLLAAPVPLRRIQISPGERVELVVEVGGDPVTLRSLPIEQRTGIKNPAAFGFDDSFDILRLQPARTLKTTAPVPTSLATIAALVPPGTPAARSFDLRWHMINNQRMDMNRIDMTIPVDTTEVWTVRNSDDWPHNFHVHDVQFQITAIDGQAPPPELSGWKDTVYTTPGPTYTLAMRFSGHTDPTYPYMYHCHLLLHEDQGMMGQFLVLAPGQQPAPMRMDMPGMEGMDMPGMGTHGGHG encoded by the coding sequence GTGGTCTCGAGGCGGGGCTTTCTCACCGGATTCGCGGTCGCATCGGTGGCGTTGACCGCCGGATGCGCGAGCGGCCGGTCCGGTATGCCGAGCGTGCGCGCCGGAGGCACCCGGCCGCTGCCGATCCCACCCCTGGCTCCCTCGACCGTCGACGCGGACGGGGTACGCCGCTTCACCCTCGAGGCCAAGGCTGGCACCACCGAAATACGCGCCGGGCAGACCACACCCAGCTGGGGCTACAACGGTTCGATTCTCGGCCCGACGCTGCGCGCCGCGCGCGGTGAGCAGGTGGCGTTCACCATTCACAACGCCCTGCCCGAACCCACCACGGTGCACTGGCACGGTATGCACGTCCCCGCCTCCTGTGACGGCGGTCCGCATCAGACCATTGCGCCCGGCGGTGTCTGGCAGCCCGCCTGGACGGTGGATCAGCCCGCCGCCACGCTCTGGTACCACCCGCATCCGCACGGCAGTACCGAAAAACATGTCTACCGTGGGCTTTCCGGCTTCTTCCTGGTGGACGATGCCGAATCGGACCGTCTGGAGCTGCCGAAAGAGTATGGGGTGGATGATATTCCGCTGGTCATCCAGGATCGCCGCCTCACCGTCGACGGTGCCCTGGACGAATCCGATCCCGGCGATATCGGGCTGCTGGGCAATGTCATCATCACCAATGGCATTGCGGGAGCACACCTGGACGTCCGGACCCGACGTGTCCGCCTGCGTATTTTGAACGGTTCCTCGGGTCGCCTCTACAACCTGGCCTTCGCCGATAACCGCGAGTTCCAGCTCATCGCCACCGACGGCGGTCTGCTCGCGGCCCCGGTTCCGTTGCGGCGCATACAGATCAGCCCCGGTGAGCGCGTTGAACTGGTCGTGGAGGTCGGCGGCGACCCCGTCACCCTGCGCTCCCTGCCGATCGAACAGCGCACCGGTATCAAGAATCCGGCGGCCTTCGGCTTCGACGATTCCTTCGACATTCTGCGCCTGCAACCCGCGCGGACCCTGAAAACCACTGCGCCCGTGCCGACCTCACTGGCAACGATCGCGGCCCTGGTCCCGCCCGGCACCCCCGCCGCCCGGAGTTTCGACCTGCGCTGGCACATGATCAACAACCAGCGCATGGATATGAACCGCATAGATATGACCATCCCCGTCGACACCACCGAGGTCTGGACCGTCCGCAACAGCGACGACTGGCCGCACAATTTCCACGTCCACGACGTCCAGTTCCAGATCACCGCCATCGACGGCCAGGCCCCACCGCCGGAACTCTCCGGTTGGAAGGACACCGTCTACACCACCCCCGGCCCCACCTACACCCTCGCCATGCGCTTCTCCGGCCATACCGACCCCACCTATCCGTACATGTACCACTGCCACCTGCTCCTGCACGAGGACCAGGGCATGATGGGCCAATTCCTGGTCCTGGCCCCCGGTCAGCAGCCCGCCCCGATGCGGATGGATATGCCCGGTATGGAGGGTATGGATATGCCTGGAATGGGGACGCACGGCGGGCACGGCTGA
- a CDS encoding sensor histidine kinase → MASPRHPGALSAGIHHNRSAATGVDRAKGIAGDDAGDSTRRSSVTSLDTRAPSPVGAVRDALVAYGGGVIETPDRQRLAALARALPVALVPLLLAASTFPGQYRVPGVYWLLALAASVVFVLGARWPVTACLAISALAIPMFRIPAWGLSGLVPFLGAVALVDVIRRSHRNSTVLLTTAGWTAAVVLGRMGYHDQTVSRATPVLEVCAYVGVAVLLGLYLRGQRELAVSLRLRAADAEQRRAEAEQRTRLVERGALARELHDLVAHHMASIVLRIGITRHVVADADPRVHAVLDDVHGTASDALADIRRLLTALRDPALGEVALVDSAAVRTEIDAAAERVRAAGFAVETEIRTRVDGLDAIGRLTLLRLVQESFTNVMKHAEPAVPVRLTITVADADDPLGARRDTAADKRADATADGYAGSFDIAPDGRTGIVVRVRSGLRVSRHGETSATGANSLGAHGIVGMRERVELAGGRVVAGADGADWEVVAWLPETNGENA, encoded by the coding sequence ATGGCGTCGCCCCGTCATCCCGGCGCGCTTTCGGCCGGAATCCATCACAACCGGTCGGCCGCGACCGGTGTGGATCGCGCCAAGGGCATTGCCGGGGACGACGCGGGCGACAGCACTCGCCGAAGCTCGGTAACCAGCCTCGATACCCGCGCACCGAGTCCGGTCGGCGCGGTCCGGGACGCGCTCGTCGCCTACGGTGGAGGCGTGATCGAGACCCCGGATCGGCAGCGCCTGGCGGCACTCGCGCGCGCCCTTCCGGTGGCGCTGGTGCCGCTGCTACTGGCGGCGAGCACTTTTCCCGGGCAGTACCGGGTGCCGGGCGTTTACTGGTTGCTCGCCCTGGCGGCCAGCGTGGTGTTCGTGCTGGGCGCGCGCTGGCCGGTGACGGCCTGCCTGGCCATTTCCGCCCTGGCGATTCCGATGTTCCGGATTCCCGCGTGGGGACTCTCCGGGCTCGTCCCCTTTCTGGGGGCGGTCGCGCTCGTCGATGTGATCCGGCGCTCGCACCGCAATTCGACCGTGTTGCTCACGACCGCCGGATGGACGGCGGCGGTGGTGCTGGGCCGCATGGGCTACCACGATCAGACGGTTTCGCGTGCGACGCCGGTGCTGGAGGTGTGCGCGTATGTCGGAGTGGCGGTGCTGCTCGGGCTGTACCTGCGCGGGCAGCGTGAACTAGCGGTCAGCCTGCGACTGCGGGCCGCCGACGCCGAGCAGCGGCGAGCCGAGGCGGAGCAGCGCACCCGGCTCGTGGAAAGAGGTGCGCTCGCACGCGAATTGCACGATTTGGTGGCGCATCACATGGCGTCGATCGTGCTGCGCATCGGTATCACGAGACATGTGGTGGCCGATGCCGATCCGCGCGTGCACGCGGTCCTCGACGATGTGCACGGCACCGCCTCGGATGCCCTGGCCGATATTCGCCGGCTGCTCACCGCTTTGCGCGATCCGGCATTGGGTGAAGTCGCCCTGGTGGATTCGGCGGCGGTGCGCACGGAAATCGACGCCGCCGCCGAACGAGTGCGCGCGGCCGGATTCGCCGTCGAAACCGAAATCCGCACGAGGGTGGACGGTTTGGACGCCATCGGCCGTCTCACCCTGCTCCGTCTGGTCCAGGAGTCGTTCACCAATGTCATGAAACACGCGGAACCGGCGGTACCGGTGCGGCTCACCATCACCGTGGCGGATGCGGATGATCCACTGGGCGCGCGTCGCGACACTGCCGCGGACAAGCGTGCGGATGCGACCGCCGACGGGTACGCCGGATCATTCGATATCGCACCGGATGGCCGGACCGGAATCGTGGTGCGGGTACGGAGCGGGCTGCGGGTGTCACGGCACGGTGAGACCTCCGCGACTGGTGCGAACTCGCTTGGCGCGCACGGCATTGTCGGTATGCGTGAACGTGTCGAACTCGCGGGCGGACGGGTCGTCGCCGGGGCCGATGGCGCGGACTGGGAGGTGGTGGCGTGGCTGCCGGAGACGAACGGGGAGAACGCGTGA
- a CDS encoding response regulator transcription factor has product MISVLLVDDQRLVRAGLRMLIESTDDLEVVGEAANGVEAIRLTAELAPDLILMDLRMPGLDGVAATESIVRSGSHANILVLTTFDDDDHLFPALAAGATGYLVKDTEPADLLAAIRRTAEGDMLFSPPLLRRLVDRVVTTRDAVESEIAPTDLTAREQQVLTLVGEGFGNQEIADRLHLGVTTVKTHIANLMEKTGRDNRVRLAVYAHRTAPR; this is encoded by the coding sequence GTGATCTCGGTATTGCTGGTCGATGATCAGCGGCTGGTGCGAGCGGGCCTGCGCATGCTCATCGAATCCACGGACGATCTCGAGGTGGTGGGTGAGGCCGCCAATGGGGTGGAGGCGATCCGCCTCACCGCCGAACTCGCGCCCGATCTGATTCTGATGGATCTGCGCATGCCTGGTTTGGACGGTGTCGCCGCCACCGAATCGATCGTGCGATCCGGTTCGCACGCGAACATCCTCGTGCTCACCACCTTCGATGACGACGATCACCTCTTCCCCGCACTGGCGGCGGGCGCGACCGGTTATCTGGTCAAGGACACCGAGCCCGCCGATCTGCTGGCCGCCATCCGCCGCACCGCCGAGGGCGACATGCTGTTCTCCCCGCCGCTGCTGCGCCGTCTCGTCGATCGCGTGGTCACCACCCGCGACGCCGTCGAAAGCGAGATCGCGCCAACGGATCTCACCGCCCGCGAACAGCAGGTGCTGACCCTGGTCGGCGAAGGCTTCGGCAATCAGGAGATCGCCGACCGCCTGCATCTCGGCGTCACCACCGTGAAAACCCATATCGCCAACCTGATGGAGAAGACCGGCCGCGACAATCGCGTCCGGCTCGCCGTCTACGCGCACCGAACCGCACCGCGATAG